Proteins from a single region of Sesamum indicum cultivar Zhongzhi No. 13 linkage group LG5, S_indicum_v1.0, whole genome shotgun sequence:
- the LOC105162874 gene encoding GPI mannosyltransferase 3 yields MRQRKNPVIISPTIDDSNKKFTSRNPQKNTSSSAPHKVFSICLVTRIINSLLVQTYFNPDEHWQALEVAHRIAFGYGHLTWEWKKGIRSYLHPILFAALYKALAFLRLDSPWFMVRAPRLVQSIFAAVGDLYLYKFSQALFGDNVATWALLAQLTNWFMFFCIPRTLSNSLETVLTLVSLYYWPCLRTSSGAVPCGSRKCALVLAAIACAIRPTSAITWIYVGFLELLMTRDKLKFVLLEVIPIGGLVLGLTFLLDRQLYGSWVIVAINFLKFNFFSSGGDYYGTHAWHWYITQGFTVMLFTYLPFSVAGVILSKEWKLPGLIVWVLGTYSLLGHKEFRFVLPVLPIALMFSGYSLANLGKCELSKRKVKESSSSHKNRSLKLQLAVFFLLVTNFPMAIYMSMIHQRGTEDVMHYLSNEARENKVKSILFLTPCHATPYYSTLHHNIPMRFLDCTPSEDKGIIDESDQFLNDPLGFAMKLARNWTQPSHIVLFDSQEKPLKEFLVSHHYYEVRRFFHAHFKVDRELQASVVVYALQGQ; encoded by the exons atgagacAAAGGAAAAACCCTGTAATCATATCGCCTACCATTGATGACAGCAACAAGAAATTCACCTCCAGAAACCCTCAGAAGAATACTTCTTCCTCAGCTCCACACAAAGTCTTTTCGATTTGTTTGGTTACACGAATAATCAATTCATTGCTGGTGCAGACATACTTCAACCCGGACGAACACTGGCAAGCTCTTGAAGTAGCACATCGCATTGCTTTTGG GTATGGACATTTGACGTGGGAATGGAAGAAGGGTATAAGGAGTTACTTGCATCCAATTCTATTTGCCGCTCTTTACAAAGCTCTCGCCTTTCTCCGTCTTGATTCCCCTTGGTTCATG GTAAGGGCTCCTCGGTTGGTGCAGTCCATATTTGCTGCTGTTGGTGATCTGTACCTCTACAAATTTTCTCAGGCCTTATTTGGTGACAATGTTGCTACTTGGGCT CTTCTTGCACAGCTCACAAACTGGTTCATGTTTTTCTGCATCCCTCGCACTTTATCTAATAGTTTAGAGACAGTTCTCACACTCGTGAGTTTATACTACTGGCCCTGCTTGCGAACATCTTCTGGGGCAGTTCCATGTGGTTCAAGAAAGTGTGCCTTGGTCTTAGCGGCGATAGCATGTGCTATTCGGCCGACAAGTGCTATCACTTGGATTTATGTTGGTTTTCTCGAGTTGCTTATGACACGTGATAAGCTAAAGTTTGTCCTTCTTGAGGTGATACCAATTGG GGGCCTCGTGCTTGGACTCACTTTTTTATTGGATCGTCAGTTATATGGATCATGGGTTATAGTTGCGATTAACTTTCTAAAGTTCAATTTCTTCTCTTCTGGTGGAGATTATTATGGAACTCATGCATGGCACTGGTATATCACACAAGGATTTACTGTCATGCTCTTTACATATCTACCATTCTCAGTTGCTGGTGTTATCCTGTCTAAAGAGTGGAAACTTCCTGGACTAATTGTATGGGTTTTGGGAACTTATAGCCTTCTTGGCCACAAAGAGTTCAG GTTTGTTCTTCCTGTGCTTCCAATAGCATTGATGTTTTCCGGATATTCATTAGCCAACCTAGGGAAATGTGAACTGTCAAAGAGGAAAGTGAAAGAAAGCTCAAGCTCTCATAAAAACCGCTCCCTGAAGCTGCAATTAGCTGTCTTCTTCCTGCTTGTCACTAATTTCCCAATGGCGATATATATGAGTATGATTCATCAG AGAGGAACGGAGGATGTCATGCACTATCTCTCCAACGAGGCTCGTGAGAATAAAGTGAAGAGTATCCTCTTCTTGACGCCTTGCCATGCCACACCCTACTACTCAACTCTGCATCACAACATCCCCATGCGTTTCTTGGACTGTACACCCAG CGAAGACAAAGGAATCATCGACGAATCTGACCAATTTCTAAACGACCCTCTTGGTTTTGCAATGAAGTTGGCAAGGAATTGGACTCAACCTAGCCACATTGTGCTATTTGATTCACAAGAAAAGCCATTAAAGGAGTTCCTAGTCTCACACCATTACTACGAG GTAAGAAGATTCTTTCATGCTCACTTCAAAGTGGATCGGGAGCTGCAAGCGTCTGTCGTTGTGTATGCTCTTCAAGGCCAGTGA